A portion of the Bacillus thuringiensis genome contains these proteins:
- the tig gene encoding trigger factor, protein MSTKWEKLEGNVGVLTIEVDAKEVNNSIDAAFKKVVKTINVPGFRKGKMPRPLFEQRFGIESLYQDALDIILPKAYGEAIEEAGIFPVDHPEIDIEKFEKNTNLIFTAKVTVKPEVKLGEYKGLAVEKVETTVTDEDVENELKSLQERQAELVVKEEGTVGNGDTAVIDFEGFVDGEAFEGGKGENYSLAIGSGTFIPGFEEQVIGLKSGESKDVEVSFPEEYHAAELAGKPATFKVTIHEIKTKELPELNDEFAKEADEEVATLDELKAKLRTNLEEGKKHEAEHKVRDEVVELAAANAEIEIPEAMINTELDRMVREFEQRLSQQGMNLELYYQFTGTDADKLKEQMKEDAQKRVRINLVLEAIIEAENIEVTEEEVTAEVEKMAEMYGMPVDAIKQALGSVDALAEDLKVRKAVDFLVENAA, encoded by the coding sequence ATGTCTACAAAATGGGAAAAATTAGAAGGTAACGTTGGCGTTTTAACAATCGAAGTTGATGCTAAAGAAGTAAACAACTCTATCGACGCTGCGTTCAAAAAAGTAGTAAAAACAATTAACGTACCAGGTTTCCGTAAAGGAAAAATGCCTCGTCCATTATTCGAACAACGCTTTGGTATTGAATCTTTATACCAAGATGCTTTAGATATCATTTTACCAAAAGCATACGGTGAAGCGATTGAAGAAGCTGGTATCTTCCCAGTTGATCATCCTGAAATCGACATCGAGAAGTTCGAAAAAAATACTAACCTTATCTTCACTGCAAAAGTTACAGTGAAACCTGAAGTTAAATTAGGTGAGTACAAAGGTTTAGCAGTAGAAAAAGTTGAAACAACTGTAACTGACGAAGATGTAGAGAATGAATTAAAATCTTTACAAGAGCGTCAAGCTGAACTAGTTGTTAAAGAAGAAGGAACTGTTGGAAACGGTGATACAGCTGTAATCGACTTCGAAGGTTTCGTTGATGGCGAAGCATTTGAAGGCGGAAAAGGCGAAAACTACTCTCTAGCAATCGGTTCTGGTACATTCATCCCAGGTTTCGAAGAGCAAGTAATCGGTCTTAAATCTGGTGAGTCTAAAGACGTTGAAGTATCATTCCCAGAAGAGTACCATGCTGCTGAATTAGCTGGCAAACCAGCAACATTCAAAGTAACAATTCACGAAATCAAAACAAAAGAACTTCCTGAGTTAAACGACGAGTTCGCTAAAGAAGCTGACGAAGAAGTTGCAACTCTTGATGAATTAAAAGCAAAACTTCGCACAAACTTAGAAGAAGGCAAAAAGCACGAAGCTGAGCACAAAGTACGTGACGAAGTAGTAGAATTAGCTGCTGCTAACGCTGAAATCGAAATTCCAGAAGCTATGATCAACACTGAGTTAGATCGTATGGTTCGTGAATTCGAGCAACGTTTAAGCCAACAAGGTATGAACCTTGAGCTTTACTACCAATTCACAGGTACTGACGCTGACAAATTAAAAGAGCAAATGAAAGAAGATGCACAAAAACGTGTAAGAATCAATCTTGTTCTTGAAGCTATCATTGAAGCTGAAAACATCGAAGTTACTGAAGAAGAAGTAACTGCAGAAGTTGAAAAAATGGCTGAAATGTACGGTATGCCAGTAGACGCTATCAAGCAAGCTCTTGGAAGCGTAGACGCTTTAGCTGAAGATCTTAAAGTACGTAAAGCTGTAGACTTCTTAGTAGAAAACGCTGCATAA
- a CDS encoding PH domain-containing protein has translation MFKKMAADVLGLSDVGSVITPKDYDKVDADDYVMHEDGEKIYFLIKSKSDEYCFTNKGLIHLDGTSATSKKRTLRRYSYSKYQIKNVALETAGTIDLDVEIKFQMGDEHYSIDVHKKHIEELKDLYKALLKIEEISYDNDITLQYAHKSLDMASNAFSRISNAQVNLAEQFKEMNEIAFNWLVDTKKQYNVKDYGFVFEKFINN, from the coding sequence ATGTTTAAAAAAATGGCGGCAGATGTATTAGGACTAAGCGATGTAGGTTCTGTCATTACACCTAAAGACTATGATAAGGTCGATGCTGATGATTATGTGATGCATGAAGATGGGGAGAAAATTTATTTTCTAATTAAATCGAAATCAGATGAATATTGCTTTACAAACAAAGGGTTAATTCACTTAGACGGTACAAGCGCAACAAGCAAAAAACGTACACTGCGCCGCTATAGCTATAGTAAATATCAAATTAAAAACGTAGCACTTGAAACTGCAGGAACGATTGATTTAGATGTAGAAATTAAGTTTCAAATGGGCGATGAGCATTACTCAATTGATGTTCATAAAAAACATATTGAAGAATTAAAAGATTTATATAAAGCTTTACTTAAAATCGAAGAAATTTCATACGACAACGACATTACATTACAATATGCACATAAAAGTTTAGATATGGCATCTAATGCTTTTAGCCGTATTTCAAATGCACAAGTAAACTTAGCAGAACAATTTAAAGAGATGAATGAGATCGCCTTTAACTGGCTTGTTGATACGAAGAAACAATATAATGTGAAAGATTATGGTTTTGTATTTGAGAAGTTTATTAATAACTAA
- a CDS encoding metallophosphoesterase: MKALIVSDSHSSVKELQQLKEKYEGEVDIMIHCGDSELTPAHEELQGFHVVKGNCDYTNFQDEIVTDVDGIRFLVAHGHRHNVKMTLQTLAYHAEEVGAQVACFGHSHVLGAELIDGVLFINPGSILLPRQRVEKTFALLEMDENQMEVRFETLDGQLVEQAVFKRG, from the coding sequence ATGAAAGCTTTAATCGTAAGCGATAGTCATAGCTCTGTGAAGGAATTACAGCAGTTGAAAGAGAAATATGAAGGGGAAGTAGACATCATGATTCATTGCGGTGATTCAGAGCTAACGCCTGCTCATGAAGAACTGCAAGGTTTCCATGTTGTAAAAGGAAACTGTGATTATACTAACTTTCAAGATGAAATTGTAACTGATGTAGATGGAATTCGCTTCTTAGTTGCGCATGGACATCGTCATAATGTGAAAATGACATTACAAACGCTAGCGTACCATGCTGAAGAAGTGGGAGCGCAAGTTGCATGCTTCGGACATTCTCACGTATTAGGTGCGGAATTAATCGACGGCGTTTTATTTATTAATCCAGGCAGTATTTTATTACCACGTCAGCGTGTAGAGAAGACATTTGCTTTATTAGAAATGGATGAAAATCAAATGGAAGTTCGTTTTGAAACACTAGACGGACAGCTAGTTGAACAAGCAGTTTTTAAAAGAGGATAA
- a CDS encoding XTP/dITP diphosphatase codes for MKQVVVATKNMGKVREFAELFERFDLEVKSLHDFPHIEEVEETGETFEENAILKADSLSRQLNSIVIADDSGLIVDALNGKPGVYSARFAGEPKNDQANIDKVLQELNGVDFEKRKARFYCALAVAFPEGDKKPVIVNGTCEGFILEQRRGENGFGYDPIFYVEEYKKAMAELSSDEKNAISHRGRALRKLEEKIPEWFLGE; via the coding sequence ATGAAACAAGTTGTTGTAGCGACAAAAAATATGGGAAAAGTACGTGAGTTTGCTGAGTTATTTGAGCGATTTGATTTAGAAGTGAAATCATTACACGATTTTCCTCATATTGAAGAAGTCGAAGAAACTGGTGAAACATTTGAAGAAAATGCGATCTTAAAAGCGGATAGTTTGAGTAGACAGTTGAATTCTATCGTAATTGCGGATGATTCGGGTCTTATTGTAGATGCTTTAAATGGAAAACCAGGAGTGTATTCAGCGCGTTTTGCTGGTGAACCGAAAAATGATCAAGCAAATATCGATAAAGTGTTACAAGAATTAAATGGTGTGGACTTTGAAAAGCGTAAAGCGCGTTTCTATTGTGCATTAGCAGTTGCTTTCCCTGAAGGTGATAAAAAGCCTGTCATTGTAAATGGGACATGTGAAGGATTTATTTTAGAACAACGCCGAGGAGAAAATGGTTTTGGATACGATCCGATCTTTTATGTGGAAGAATACAAAAAAGCAATGGCGGAATTAAGTTCAGATGAGAAAAATGCTATTAGCCACCGTGGCCGCGCTCTTCGTAAGTTAGAAGAAAAAATCCCGGAATGGTTTTTAGGAGAATAA
- the rph gene encoding ribonuclease PH yields MRVDGREKTELRHIHIHTNYLKHPEGSVLIEVGDTKVICSATIEERVPPFMRGEGKGWVTAEYAMIPRATEQRTIRESSKGKVTGRTMEIQRLIGRALRAVVDLEALGERTVWIDCDVIQADGGTRTASITGAYVAMVLAFEKLLQAEKVSKIPVKDYLAATSVGIVEEQGVVLDLNYAEDSKADVDMNVIMTGKGQFVEVQGTGEEATFSRAQLNELLDAAEKGIFQLIDMQKEALGNIVSHIE; encoded by the coding sequence ATGCGAGTAGATGGTAGAGAGAAAACAGAATTACGCCATATACATATTCATACGAATTATTTAAAACATCCAGAGGGATCTGTATTAATTGAAGTTGGGGATACAAAGGTGATTTGCTCAGCAACAATTGAAGAGCGTGTACCACCGTTTATGCGTGGAGAAGGAAAAGGATGGGTAACAGCTGAATACGCGATGATTCCGCGTGCAACAGAACAACGTACAATTAGGGAGTCAAGCAAAGGGAAAGTAACAGGACGTACAATGGAAATTCAACGTCTAATTGGACGAGCATTACGTGCGGTAGTTGATTTAGAAGCGCTTGGCGAGAGAACAGTTTGGATTGACTGTGATGTTATCCAAGCAGATGGTGGAACGAGAACAGCGTCTATTACAGGTGCATATGTAGCGATGGTATTAGCTTTCGAGAAATTATTACAAGCAGAAAAAGTATCTAAAATTCCAGTAAAAGATTATTTAGCAGCAACGTCAGTAGGAATTGTTGAAGAGCAAGGTGTTGTTTTAGATTTAAACTATGCAGAAGATTCTAAAGCAGACGTTGATATGAACGTAATTATGACTGGAAAAGGCCAATTTGTTGAAGTGCAAGGAACTGGAGAAGAAGCGACGTTTAGTAGAGCGCAGTTAAATGAACTACTTGATGCTGCGGAAAAAGGTATTTTCCAACTGATTGATATGCAAAAAGAAGCTTTAGGTAACATCGTATCTCATATAGAGTAG
- the gerM gene encoding spore germination protein GerM, with amino-acid sequence MPKSTFKWVVGATVSAVLLTGCGFINQEKATEQIDPPKQVTYTEGGKKEVAKKDKQGQMVNRELYLVDKNGYVVPQTLAIPTPKANETVKQTLEYLVKDGPVTNLLPNGFRAVIPANTTMTLDLKKDGTAVIDFSKEMKNYAKEEERQIIESIAWTLTQFTEIKQVQFQINGEKLAKMPVAGTPLGEGVSRANGINFDDEQVADVTNTKPVTLYFMAQNNNKQQYYVPVTRRVAEGKENDYAAIIDELVKGPIHQSLLNDFNPGVKLITNPKLQDGNLTLNFNENIFVNPDKNMISNYVLKSLVLSLTEKKGVKNVSIEVNGKANLIDEKGGKLIKPVDRPENVNTGSF; translated from the coding sequence ATGCCTAAATCCACTTTTAAATGGGTTGTTGGTGCTACTGTGAGCGCTGTTTTACTAACAGGGTGTGGCTTTATAAATCAGGAGAAAGCAACTGAACAAATTGATCCGCCAAAACAAGTTACGTATACAGAGGGTGGGAAGAAAGAAGTAGCTAAAAAAGATAAGCAAGGACAAATGGTAAATAGAGAACTATACCTTGTTGATAAAAATGGTTATGTTGTACCACAAACGTTAGCTATACCTACTCCGAAAGCAAATGAGACTGTGAAGCAAACGTTAGAATACCTTGTGAAAGATGGACCGGTAACGAATTTATTACCGAATGGGTTTCGTGCAGTCATTCCGGCGAATACAACGATGACTTTAGATTTGAAAAAGGACGGGACGGCAGTTATTGATTTCTCTAAAGAAATGAAAAACTATGCGAAAGAAGAAGAGCGTCAAATCATTGAATCTATAGCGTGGACGTTGACGCAATTTACAGAGATAAAACAAGTGCAGTTCCAAATAAATGGTGAGAAATTGGCGAAGATGCCGGTTGCTGGTACACCGCTTGGTGAAGGAGTGAGCCGTGCAAATGGTATTAACTTCGATGATGAACAAGTAGCAGATGTAACGAATACAAAACCAGTCACACTATATTTCATGGCGCAAAATAATAATAAACAGCAATACTACGTACCAGTCACACGCCGAGTTGCGGAAGGAAAAGAAAATGATTATGCAGCAATTATAGATGAACTTGTAAAAGGTCCGATTCATCAATCGCTCCTGAATGATTTTAATCCAGGCGTTAAGCTTATTACGAATCCGAAATTACAAGACGGAAATCTTACATTAAACTTTAATGAAAATATATTTGTAAACCCAGATAAAAATATGATTTCAAATTACGTATTGAAGTCGTTAGTTTTATCTTTAACAGAAAAGAAAGGTGTGAAAAATGTTTCTATTGAAGTGAATGGAAAAGCAAATCTTATAGATGAAAAGGGCGGAAAGTTAATAAAACCTGTAGATCGTCCAGAAAACGTGAATACAGGTAGTTTTTAA
- the racE gene encoding glutamate racemase gives MKLNRAIGVIDSGVGGLTVAKELIRQLPKERIIYLGDTARCPYGPRSREEVRQFTWEMTEHLLDLNIKMLVIACNTATAVVLEEMQKQLPIPVVGVIHPGSRTALKVTNTYHVGIIGTIGTVKSGAYEEALKSINNRVMVESLACPPFVELVESGNFESEMAYEVVRETLQPLKSTDIDTLILGCTHYPILGPVIKKVMGDKVQLISSGDETAREVSTILYHSKMLNEGEEQSDHLFLTTGKIGLFKEIASKWFGQPIENVKHIHLEKE, from the coding sequence ATGAAGTTGAATAGAGCAATCGGTGTTATCGATTCAGGAGTTGGCGGTTTAACAGTAGCGAAGGAATTAATTCGTCAGTTGCCGAAAGAACGTATCATATATTTAGGAGATACAGCACGTTGTCCTTATGGTCCGCGTTCTCGAGAAGAAGTGCGTCAATTTACGTGGGAAATGACGGAGCATTTACTAGATTTAAATATCAAAATGTTAGTTATTGCGTGTAATACAGCAACTGCGGTTGTATTAGAAGAGATGCAAAAACAATTACCAATTCCAGTAGTGGGAGTTATTCACCCAGGATCACGTACAGCTTTAAAAGTGACAAACACGTATCATGTTGGGATTATTGGAACGATTGGAACTGTGAAAAGTGGTGCATACGAAGAGGCGTTAAAGTCTATTAATAACCGTGTTATGGTAGAAAGTTTAGCTTGTCCACCTTTCGTTGAACTTGTAGAGAGTGGGAATTTCGAAAGTGAAATGGCGTATGAAGTTGTAAGAGAAACGCTGCAACCACTGAAAAGTACCGATATTGATACACTTATATTAGGGTGTACACACTATCCAATTTTAGGACCTGTCATTAAAAAAGTAATGGGAGATAAAGTACAACTAATTAGTTCTGGTGATGAAACAGCACGTGAAGTAAGTACAATCTTATATCATAGTAAAATGTTGAATGAAGGAGAAGAACAAAGCGATCATCTCTTCTTAACAACAGGAAAAATAGGCTTGTTTAAAGAAATTGCATCAAAATGGTTCGGTCAACCGATTGAAAATGTGAAGCATATTCATTTAGAAAAAGAATAA
- a CDS encoding MFS transporter produces MGKDISNHSKWFVFTLCFIVLLGPMNAVLFNVALEDIANDLSISQSKVSWVVVGYSLVVGIGSMIYGKLADRYSVKRLLIISIIIFVAGSIVGFVNQSYEIIIFARLVQASGGAAFIALSMIAVAKLVAPAKKPGALAMISSSIALAVGIGPLVGGAITNTLGWPYLFLFMVISMVGIFLLVKFMPEEVQHTDEVFHFDFIGAFLLFVLITTVLLGVNINSWLFVLSVAFLFLFKAHMKRAESPFIDIELFTNKPLLRLIAVGFIINVALCASLLLLPLLLGRGHGLSPFVIGIVLFVASLFGIVSSFITGKIIPAFGNVRMMYVASVVMIIGFLILGIIPDGNSLFILFAVILTFMSYSAIQVSLNTFIPKTLNPAKVGVGLGLYNLINFFGMAFGPAVASKIMESTNSYRLNFILIVILISVHFVLLMGMSSFQKKMEQ; encoded by the coding sequence GGTTTGTTTTTACATTATGTTTTATTGTTTTGTTAGGACCGATGAACGCTGTGTTATTTAATGTAGCGCTAGAGGATATTGCTAATGATTTATCAATTAGTCAATCGAAAGTAAGTTGGGTTGTAGTAGGGTATTCTTTAGTCGTCGGTATTGGTTCGATGATATATGGAAAACTGGCTGATCGTTACAGTGTAAAAAGGCTATTAATTATTTCTATTATCATATTTGTAGCTGGTTCTATTGTTGGGTTTGTGAATCAATCTTATGAGATTATCATTTTCGCAAGGCTAGTGCAGGCGAGCGGAGGAGCAGCGTTTATTGCGCTTAGTATGATTGCGGTGGCTAAATTAGTTGCTCCAGCTAAAAAACCGGGTGCGTTAGCAATGATTAGTTCTTCTATTGCATTAGCGGTTGGTATTGGACCTTTAGTTGGTGGGGCAATTACAAATACGTTAGGGTGGCCGTATTTATTTTTATTTATGGTTATTTCAATGGTTGGTATTTTCTTGCTCGTAAAATTTATGCCAGAAGAGGTGCAACATACCGATGAAGTGTTCCACTTTGATTTCATTGGAGCATTTTTATTATTTGTATTGATTACGACCGTTTTATTAGGAGTGAATATTAATAGTTGGCTTTTTGTGTTATCTGTTGCTTTCCTATTTTTATTCAAGGCTCATATGAAGAGAGCAGAGTCGCCGTTTATTGATATTGAGTTGTTTACAAATAAACCATTACTGCGTTTAATAGCGGTCGGATTTATCATTAATGTGGCGTTATGTGCTAGTTTATTATTATTACCATTACTGTTAGGAAGAGGGCACGGATTGTCTCCGTTCGTTATTGGAATTGTATTGTTTGTTGCATCTCTCTTTGGTATTGTATCTAGTTTTATTACCGGAAAGATTATTCCTGCGTTTGGGAATGTGAGGATGATGTATGTAGCGTCTGTAGTTATGATCATTGGCTTTTTAATTTTAGGGATTATTCCAGACGGGAACTCACTCTTTATTTTATTTGCGGTTATTTTAACATTTATGAGTTATTCGGCAATTCAAGTATCATTAAACACATTTATTCCGAAAACATTAAATCCAGCTAAAGTTGGAGTTGGCCTTGGTTTATATAATTTAATTAACTTTTTCGGTATGGCATTCGGACCAGCTGTAGCGAGCAAAATTATGGAATCTACAAATAGTTATCGATTGAATTTTATTTTGATCGTCATTTTAATTTCTGTTCATTTCGTCTTATTAATGGGAATGTCTTCTTTTCAAAAAAAGATGGAGCAATGA